One window of the Bradyrhizobium sp. NP1 genome contains the following:
- a CDS encoding OmpA family protein: MNIFRNFQGLLVLICCGLACSAAQAQTSPTAPPAAAPPPAPVAFDAALLKAANDLFSKANLESAPDKVTLVIDPLIDGVTGAQSSATHLEEKRVVELIKSNYPRFQVARFSSETVAKSPVVLIGTFTAINNAGVAGGARDAYRICLALADLKSKTIISKGVARALPEGIDPTPVAFFADSPIFAKDVSTDAYIKSCQGSKVGDTIDQAYADRILVASLVNDGIEAYDAGRYRDALDVYQSALKTPGGEQLRVLNGIYLANYRLRRTKPAMEAFGKLIDYGLKSDRLAVKFLFKPGSTQFNTDPSVRAPYSVWLEKIAERTAANKGCLEVVGHTSATGLAPINDRLSGLRADYIKDRLEDEDRSLRGRLIAAGKGSREMIVGTGRDDASDALDRRVEFKVVKCST, from the coding sequence ATGAATATATTTCGGAATTTTCAGGGTTTGCTGGTCTTGATCTGCTGCGGCTTGGCTTGTAGCGCCGCTCAGGCGCAGACCTCGCCGACGGCCCCACCGGCCGCCGCGCCGCCGCCCGCGCCGGTGGCATTTGATGCCGCACTGTTGAAGGCAGCGAACGACCTGTTCTCGAAAGCCAACCTCGAGAGCGCGCCCGACAAGGTGACGCTGGTGATCGATCCCCTGATCGACGGCGTCACCGGCGCACAATCCAGTGCGACGCATCTCGAGGAGAAGCGGGTCGTCGAGCTGATCAAGAGCAATTATCCGCGCTTCCAGGTGGCGCGCTTTTCGTCCGAAACCGTCGCGAAATCCCCGGTCGTCCTGATCGGCACATTCACGGCGATCAACAATGCCGGTGTGGCGGGCGGCGCGCGCGACGCCTATCGCATCTGCCTTGCGCTGGCGGATCTGAAGAGCAAGACGATCATTTCGAAGGGCGTTGCGCGCGCGCTGCCCGAGGGCATCGACCCGACGCCGGTGGCGTTCTTTGCGGACAGCCCGATATTCGCCAAGGACGTTTCGACCGATGCCTATATCAAGAGCTGCCAGGGGAGCAAGGTCGGCGACACCATCGATCAGGCCTATGCCGACCGCATCCTCGTCGCTTCACTCGTCAACGATGGCATCGAGGCCTACGACGCAGGACGCTATCGCGACGCGCTCGACGTCTATCAAAGCGCGTTGAAGACGCCCGGCGGCGAGCAATTGCGCGTTCTCAACGGCATCTATCTTGCCAATTACAGACTTCGCCGCACCAAGCCCGCGATGGAGGCGTTCGGAAAGCTGATCGACTACGGGCTCAAGAGCGACCGGCTTGCCGTAAAATTCCTGTTCAAGCCCGGTTCGACCCAGTTCAACACCGATCCAAGCGTCAGGGCGCCCTACAGCGTCTGGCTGGAAAAGATCGCCGAGCGAACCGCGGCGAACAAGGGCTGCCTCGAGGTGGTTGGCCATACCAGCGCAACCGGCCTTGCACCCATCAACGACCGCTTGTCCGGTCTGCGCGCGGACTACATCAAGGACCGGCTCGAGGATGAAGACCGCTCGCTGCGCGGACGATTGATCGCAGCCGGAAAGGGCTCGCGCGAGATGATCGTCGGGACGGGCAGGGACGATGCCAGTGACGCGCTGGACCGGCGCGTGGAGTTCAAGGTCGTCAAATGCTCGACCTGA
- a CDS encoding DegT/DnrJ/EryC1/StrS family aminotransferase, whose product MPVPFADLNLQYQTIKNEIDAAIAGVIRDSAFIRGAYVDAFERDFAKAVDARHCVSCANGTDALYLAMKALKVKPGDEVITTAHSWISTSAMITHAGATVVFCDTDGETFTIDPAAIEAAITPRTVGIIPVHLYGQPADMDAIMAIANKHKLWVIEDCAQAHLARYKGRQVGTFGSIATYSFYPGKNLGAMGDAGAVITNDAQLAEYMTMLARHGGLVKHQHPIEGINSRLDGLQAAILSAKLPHLPAWTEARQAAAKVYDAGLNQIEDVVVPQTAAGRSHVYHLYTIRHPRRDALAAHLNAHGVQTAIHYPTALPLLPAYERFKHRAEQFPNAVRDQGQILSLPMFAEITGAQQDEVIRLVRDFR is encoded by the coding sequence ATGCCCGTACCATTCGCAGATCTCAACCTTCAATATCAGACCATCAAGAATGAGATCGACGCCGCCATCGCCGGTGTGATCCGCGACAGCGCCTTCATTCGCGGCGCGTATGTGGATGCGTTCGAACGCGACTTCGCGAAAGCCGTCGATGCCAGGCACTGCGTATCCTGTGCCAACGGCACCGATGCGCTCTACCTCGCCATGAAGGCGCTGAAGGTCAAGCCGGGCGACGAGGTGATCACGACGGCGCATTCCTGGATCTCCACCTCGGCGATGATCACCCACGCGGGCGCCACCGTGGTGTTCTGCGACACCGATGGGGAGACCTTCACCATTGATCCCGCGGCGATCGAAGCTGCGATCACGCCGCGCACGGTCGGCATCATCCCGGTGCATCTCTACGGTCAGCCCGCCGACATGGACGCCATCATGGCGATCGCGAACAAGCACAAGCTGTGGGTGATCGAGGATTGCGCGCAGGCGCACCTGGCGCGCTACAAGGGTCGCCAGGTCGGCACCTTCGGCTCGATCGCGACCTATTCGTTCTACCCCGGCAAGAATCTCGGCGCGATGGGCGACGCCGGTGCCGTCATCACCAACGACGCGCAGCTTGCCGAATACATGACCATGCTGGCGCGGCACGGCGGGCTGGTGAAGCACCAGCATCCGATCGAGGGCATCAACAGCCGGCTCGACGGCCTGCAGGCGGCGATTTTATCGGCCAAGCTGCCGCATCTTCCCGCCTGGACCGAGGCGCGCCAGGCCGCCGCAAAGGTCTATGATGCCGGCCTCAACCAGATCGAGGACGTGGTCGTGCCGCAGACGGCGGCAGGCCGCAGCCATGTCTATCATCTCTACACCATCCGCCATCCGCGCCGCGATGCGCTCGCCGCCCATCTGAACGCGCATGGCGTGCAGACCGCGATCCACTATCCCACGGCCCTGCCGCTGCTTCCGGCCTATGAGCGCTTCAAGCATCGCGCCGAGCAGTTTCCAAACGCGGTGCGCGACCAAGGACAGATCCTGTCGCTGCCGATGTTTGCCGAGATCACGGGCGCGCAGCAGGACGAGGTGATCAGGCTCGTCCGCGACTTCAGGTAG
- a CDS encoding acyltransferase translates to MTAPERLQAGIRNVAFGARVKVVEPCNLYGCRLGDDCFVGPFTEIQNGAVIGPRTRVQSHAFICELVTIGEDCFIGHGVMFINDTFANGGPARGRKELWRKTVIGDRVSIGSNATILPVRIADDVVVGAGAVVTKDITQAGTYAGNPARLLKRK, encoded by the coding sequence GTGACGGCGCCGGAGCGGCTTCAGGCGGGGATCCGCAACGTCGCCTTCGGCGCGCGCGTGAAGGTGGTCGAGCCTTGCAATCTCTATGGCTGCCGGCTTGGCGACGATTGCTTCGTCGGGCCCTTCACCGAAATCCAGAACGGAGCCGTGATCGGCCCCCGCACCCGTGTGCAGTCGCATGCTTTCATTTGCGAGCTGGTCACGATCGGCGAGGATTGTTTCATCGGTCACGGCGTGATGTTCATCAACGACACCTTTGCGAACGGCGGTCCGGCGCGGGGTCGCAAGGAGTTGTGGCGCAAGACCGTGATCGGCGACCGGGTCTCGATCGGCTCCAATGCCACCATCCTGCCGGTCAGGATCGCCGACGATGTGGTGGTCGGCGCGGGCGCCGTGGTGACAAAAGACATCACGCAAGCCGGCACCTATGCGGGAAACCCCGCCCGCCTGCTCAAGCGGAAATAG
- a CDS encoding Gfo/Idh/MocA family oxidoreductase, with amino-acid sequence MIRFGLLGCGRIARRHSDLLGGNHVEGARLVAVCDSVPTRADAIAAKFDVPAHHDIDDFLARKDIDAVAVLTPSGQHPEHVIACAKAGKHVVVEKPMALRLQDADDMIRACDEAGVKLFIVKQNRFNVPVLKAREALEAGRFGKLVLGTVRVRWCRDQAYYDQDSWRGTWAYDGGVLTNQASHHIDMLEWFFGDVISVHARATTALVRIETEDTAVATLKFKNGALGIIEATTATRPNDLEGSLSILGEKGTVEIAGFAVNQIRHWRFVDELPSDKDVIEKFSVNPPNVYGFGHQAYYQHVVDCLVNQRSALVDGLEGRKSLELISALYESIETGQEVALRFTPRLSRLGVVS; translated from the coding sequence ATGATCAGATTTGGCCTTCTGGGTTGCGGGCGCATCGCCAGGCGCCATTCCGATCTGCTCGGCGGCAATCACGTCGAGGGTGCGAGGCTTGTGGCGGTTTGCGATTCCGTGCCCACGCGCGCGGACGCGATCGCCGCGAAGTTCGACGTTCCTGCTCACCACGACATCGACGATTTTCTTGCTCGCAAGGACATCGACGCGGTTGCGGTATTGACCCCGAGCGGCCAGCATCCGGAGCACGTCATCGCTTGCGCGAAGGCCGGCAAGCACGTCGTGGTCGAAAAGCCGATGGCGTTGCGGCTGCAGGACGCCGACGACATGATCCGCGCCTGCGACGAGGCCGGCGTCAAACTCTTCATCGTCAAGCAGAACCGCTTCAACGTTCCCGTGCTCAAGGCGCGCGAGGCGCTTGAGGCCGGACGCTTCGGCAAGCTCGTGCTCGGCACCGTGCGCGTGCGCTGGTGCCGCGATCAGGCCTATTATGACCAGGACAGCTGGCGCGGCACCTGGGCCTATGACGGTGGCGTGCTCACCAACCAGGCGAGCCACCATATCGACATGCTGGAATGGTTTTTCGGCGACGTCATCAGTGTCCATGCGCGTGCCACCACGGCGCTGGTGCGGATCGAGACCGAGGACACCGCGGTTGCGACGCTGAAATTCAAGAACGGCGCGCTCGGCATCATCGAGGCCACCACCGCGACGCGCCCCAACGACCTCGAAGGTTCGCTCTCGATCCTCGGCGAGAAGGGCACGGTCGAGATCGCGGGCTTCGCGGTCAACCAGATCCGGCACTGGCGCTTCGTCGACGAGTTGCCGTCGGACAAGGATGTGATCGAGAAATTTTCCGTCAACCCGCCGAACGTCTACGGTTTCGGCCATCAGGCCTATTACCAGCACGTCGTTGACTGCCTGGTGAACCAGCGCTCCGCGCTGGTCGATGGCCTCGAAGGCCGCAAGAGCCTGGAACTGATCTCGGCGCTCTATGAATCGATCGAGACGGGCCAGGAGGTCGCGCTTCGCTTCACGCCGCGCCTGAGCCGGCTGGGTGTCGTATCGTGA
- a CDS encoding class I SAM-dependent methyltransferase, translating to MSVLNLGVQRLTGVFPKSRDENITSGPLELVWCPDSGLLQLAHSYEAQDLYGENYGYRSGLNQSMVDHLTRKIGQLSRKAELQPGDTVLDIGSNDCTSLKAYAVTGLTRIGIDPTGQKFIDYYPDEVKLVTDFFSAAAFRRVSQASAKVVTSIAMFYDLEDPIAFAREVESILAPDGIWHFEQSYMPSMLRMSSYDTICHEHLEFYSLSVVKKILDAAELKIIDVQMNAVNGGSFAVSAAKKKSPVKANPTVVDWLLEQEGRMGLHTPRPYREFEDRVYRHREDLQRLLRALVADGKRIVGYGASTKGNVVLQFCGITEKEVCAVAEVNPDKFGRFTPGSNIPIISEAEARAMKPDYFLVLPWHFKEGILRREQAFLDAGGKMIFPFPEIEIV from the coding sequence GTGTCGGTCCTTAATCTCGGGGTTCAGCGGCTTACCGGCGTATTTCCGAAATCACGCGACGAGAACATCACCTCGGGTCCGCTCGAACTGGTTTGGTGTCCGGATTCCGGGCTATTGCAGCTCGCCCACTCCTATGAGGCGCAGGACCTCTATGGTGAAAACTACGGCTACCGCTCCGGGCTGAACCAGTCGATGGTCGACCACCTGACCCGGAAGATCGGACAGTTGTCGCGCAAAGCCGAGCTCCAGCCCGGCGACACCGTGCTCGACATCGGGTCCAACGATTGCACGTCGCTGAAAGCCTATGCCGTCACCGGGTTGACCCGCATCGGCATCGATCCCACGGGGCAGAAATTCATCGACTACTATCCCGACGAGGTGAAGCTGGTGACGGACTTTTTTTCCGCCGCAGCGTTCAGGAGGGTCTCGCAAGCCTCCGCCAAGGTCGTGACCTCGATTGCGATGTTTTACGACCTTGAAGACCCCATCGCATTCGCCCGCGAGGTCGAGAGCATCCTGGCACCCGACGGCATATGGCATTTCGAACAGAGCTACATGCCGTCGATGTTGCGAATGTCTTCTTACGATACGATTTGCCATGAGCATCTCGAATTCTACTCGTTGTCCGTGGTCAAAAAGATTCTCGATGCCGCCGAGCTGAAAATCATCGACGTACAGATGAACGCGGTCAACGGCGGAAGCTTTGCCGTCAGCGCCGCAAAGAAGAAAAGCCCGGTGAAGGCCAATCCAACGGTCGTAGACTGGCTGCTCGAACAGGAAGGCCGAATGGGGCTGCATACCCCGCGCCCTTACCGGGAGTTCGAGGATCGCGTCTATCGTCATCGCGAGGACTTGCAACGGCTTTTGCGGGCGCTCGTTGCCGACGGCAAGCGAATTGTCGGATACGGCGCTTCGACCAAGGGAAATGTGGTGTTGCAGTTCTGCGGGATCACCGAGAAGGAAGTCTGTGCGGTCGCCGAGGTCAATCCGGATAAATTCGGCCGTTTCACGCCTGGCAGCAACATTCCGATCATCTCGGAAGCCGAGGCGCGTGCCATGAAGCCGGATTATTTCCTGGTTCTTCCGTGGCACTTCAAGGAAGGGATTCTCAGGCGAGAGCAAGCTTTCCTCGATGCGGGCGGCAAAATGATCTTCCCCTTTCCTGAAATCGAAATCGTCTGA
- a CDS encoding GDP-mannose 4,6-dehydratase, whose protein sequence is MTRKAIVVGSAGQDGQLLSAQLRRRGFEVLGCVRPSETATSSSNQTTIDICAGDPVAALVKGFRPDEIYFLAAYHHSAEEGGYVFAEILRRSLDVHSVALVNFLDAAALHAPAARLFYAASSHVFGRPADGVQDERTPINPVSAYGISKAAGLFACRHYRETHGLFASVGILYNHESELRAEKFLSRKIARGVAAVLHGEAKGLTLGNLDTVVDWGYAPDYTEAMQKILEAASPGDFVIASGKPHTVRDFARIAFESVGLNYADHVKSDPSIVNRDAGLLVGDPTLLTTTTGWRPTVDFSEMVRRLVAHEISAKDAPDRAANLSKASR, encoded by the coding sequence ATGACCCGGAAGGCAATCGTCGTCGGTAGCGCTGGACAGGACGGACAATTGTTGTCTGCGCAGCTCAGGCGCCGGGGGTTCGAGGTGTTAGGTTGCGTCCGTCCCTCCGAAACAGCGACCAGCAGCAGCAACCAAACGACGATCGACATCTGCGCGGGCGACCCGGTCGCCGCGCTGGTGAAGGGCTTCCGGCCAGACGAGATCTATTTTCTGGCAGCCTACCACCACTCGGCCGAAGAAGGCGGCTACGTTTTCGCTGAAATCTTGCGTCGAAGCCTCGATGTCCACAGCGTTGCGCTCGTCAACTTCCTCGACGCGGCTGCTCTTCATGCGCCAGCCGCGCGACTGTTCTACGCGGCATCATCGCATGTCTTCGGACGTCCCGCCGATGGGGTGCAGGACGAGCGGACGCCGATCAATCCGGTCAGCGCCTACGGAATTTCCAAGGCGGCAGGATTGTTCGCCTGCCGCCACTACCGCGAGACGCACGGGCTGTTCGCCTCGGTGGGCATCCTCTACAATCACGAGTCGGAATTGCGCGCCGAGAAGTTTCTGTCGCGCAAGATCGCCCGCGGGGTGGCCGCGGTCCTGCACGGCGAGGCCAAGGGCCTGACGCTGGGGAACCTTGACACCGTCGTAGACTGGGGATACGCGCCGGACTATACGGAGGCCATGCAAAAAATCCTCGAGGCCGCCTCGCCCGGAGACTTCGTGATTGCCAGCGGCAAGCCGCACACCGTGCGGGATTTCGCCCGGATTGCATTCGAGAGCGTGGGGCTCAACTATGCCGACCATGTCAAGTCCGATCCTTCGATCGTCAACCGCGATGCCGGTCTTCTCGTAGGAGACCCGACCCTTCTGACAACGACGACGGGATGGCGCCCGACCGTGGATTTTTCCGAAATGGTCCGCCGTCTGGTTGCGCATGAGATATCCGCCAAGGATGCCCCGGATCGCGCCGCCAACCTTTCCAAGGCCAGCAGATGA
- a CDS encoding aminotransferase class I/II-fold pyridoxal phosphate-dependent enzyme: protein MDISGICITRQSTLRDALDMLDRGGLGVILLVSGNRQFERTVTDGDLRRLLLEGASLDQTLAIISERRSIVVPENRTRRDALELMQKHTIDHLPVVDGSGRVVDLVERRGIDDQILLSTPHMGDAERDFVDEAFRTNWIAPLGPNVDAFEHELAEMVGAGHAVALSSGTAAIHLALVLLDVGPGDVVFCSSLTFAASVNPIAYQGGEPVLIDSEPESWNMSPAALERALEDARRKGKLPKAVIVVNLYGQSADMDPIAALCERYGVTLVEDAAESLGAKYKGRASGTFGRIGIYSFNGNKIITTSGGGMLVTEEKAFADRARFLATQARDPAPHYQHSTIGYNYRMSNILAGVGRGQLKVLEQRVEARREVYRRYCAAFAGVAWLEMMPEPDWSFSTHWISACTIARDSRIDAAAMIQRLSAEFIEARPVWKPMQLQPVFAQCAYFPHGNQSVSEDLFNRGICLPSGSNMSTEQIERVAETVLKIGQ from the coding sequence TTGGATATTTCGGGAATCTGCATCACACGCCAATCCACCCTGCGGGACGCCCTCGACATGCTCGATCGCGGCGGTCTCGGTGTCATTCTGCTCGTCAGCGGCAATCGCCAGTTCGAACGCACGGTGACCGACGGCGACCTGCGCCGGCTGCTGCTCGAGGGCGCTTCGCTGGACCAGACGCTCGCCATCATCTCGGAACGGCGCTCGATCGTCGTGCCGGAAAACCGGACCCGGCGGGACGCGCTGGAACTGATGCAGAAGCACACCATCGACCATCTTCCGGTGGTGGATGGGTCCGGAAGGGTAGTCGATCTGGTCGAGCGCCGCGGCATCGACGACCAGATCCTGCTCTCGACCCCGCACATGGGAGATGCCGAGCGGGATTTCGTCGACGAGGCGTTTCGGACCAACTGGATCGCCCCGCTGGGTCCGAATGTCGACGCGTTCGAGCACGAGCTCGCCGAAATGGTCGGCGCCGGGCATGCGGTGGCGCTCAGCTCCGGCACGGCGGCGATCCACCTGGCGCTGGTGCTCCTGGACGTCGGTCCGGGCGATGTCGTGTTCTGTTCGTCGCTGACGTTCGCGGCAAGCGTCAATCCGATCGCCTATCAGGGTGGCGAACCTGTGCTGATCGATTCCGAGCCGGAAAGCTGGAACATGTCGCCGGCCGCGCTCGAGCGCGCGCTGGAGGACGCGCGCCGGAAGGGAAAGCTGCCGAAAGCAGTCATCGTGGTCAATCTGTACGGCCAGAGCGCCGACATGGATCCGATTGCCGCACTCTGCGAGCGTTACGGCGTGACGCTGGTCGAGGACGCCGCCGAGTCGCTCGGCGCGAAATACAAGGGCAGGGCTTCCGGCACGTTCGGGCGCATCGGGATCTATTCGTTCAACGGCAACAAGATCATCACCACCTCCGGCGGCGGCATGCTGGTCACCGAGGAGAAGGCGTTCGCCGATCGCGCGCGTTTCCTGGCCACACAGGCGCGCGATCCGGCGCCGCACTACCAGCACAGCACGATCGGCTACAACTACCGCATGAGCAACATCCTGGCTGGCGTCGGCCGCGGCCAGCTGAAGGTGCTGGAACAGCGCGTCGAGGCGCGCCGCGAAGTCTATCGGCGCTACTGCGCCGCGTTCGCCGGCGTCGCATGGCTCGAGATGATGCCGGAGCCCGACTGGAGCTTTTCCACGCACTGGATCTCGGCCTGCACCATCGCGCGCGATTCAAGGATCGACGCCGCCGCCATGATCCAGCGGCTCTCGGCAGAATTCATCGAGGCGCGTCCGGTCTGGAAGCCGATGCAGCTGCAGCCGGTATTCGCGCAGTGCGCTTATTTTCCGCACGGCAACCAATCCGTTTCGGAGGACCTGTTCAACCGCGGGATCTGCCTGCCGTCCGGCTCGAACATGAGCACCGAGCAGATCGAACGCGTTGCGGAAACCGTACTCAAGATTGGCCAATGA
- a CDS encoding acetyltransferase has protein sequence MATAAPANASSPCSPASILPALQWQKPMPIEQFLLVGAGGHGMVVLDALQSSGTQAQVSVVDESPSQIGKNVLGLTVQRFDPAMNMTGQRFHVSIGRNDVRARIFEALKAGGGLPSTIIHPAAMIARSATIGAGTFVAARAVIAPAASVGEGGIVNHGAVVDHECVVGDHCHIAPVATLAGNVRLGSRVFIGAGANILPGITIGDGATIGAGAAVTVDVPPGMIYAGVPARKIR, from the coding sequence ATGGCGACGGCCGCGCCGGCGAACGCATCGTCGCCTTGCTCGCCGGCATCGATCTTGCCGGCGCTTCAATGGCAAAAACCAATGCCTATTGAGCAATTTCTCCTGGTCGGCGCCGGCGGCCACGGCATGGTGGTGCTGGACGCGCTGCAGTCGAGCGGAACGCAGGCGCAGGTCAGCGTGGTCGACGAGTCACCGAGCCAGATTGGCAAGAACGTCCTGGGGCTGACCGTGCAGCGCTTCGATCCCGCCATGAACATGACGGGACAGCGCTTTCACGTATCAATCGGCCGCAATGACGTCCGGGCCAGGATATTCGAGGCGCTGAAGGCGGGCGGCGGCTTGCCATCAACCATCATCCATCCGGCGGCGATGATCGCGCGGAGTGCCACGATCGGAGCGGGGACGTTCGTGGCCGCCCGCGCCGTCATTGCGCCGGCCGCCTCGGTCGGCGAAGGGGGGATCGTCAACCACGGCGCGGTCGTCGATCATGAATGCGTGGTCGGCGACCACTGCCATATTGCGCCGGTTGCAACGCTGGCCGGCAATGTGCGGCTCGGATCGCGGGTTTTCATTGGCGCGGGAGCGAATATACTTCCCGGCATCACGATTGGTGATGGCGCGACGATCGGCGCCGGCGCCGCCGTTACCGTCGACGTACCGCCCGGAATGATCTATGCGGGTGTGCCCGCCCGCAAAATTCGCTGA
- the neuC gene encoding UDP-N-acetylglucosamine 2-epimerase, translating into MSPRRVCYISGTRADFGLMQSTLQRIHESDALELAVVVTGMHLQADYGRTVAQIEEAGLPIAARVAVEDGPPSGALMAKNVGRMLIGFVDALEAIRPDIVVALGDRGEMLAGALAAIHLNIPVAHIHGGERSGTVDEPVRHAISKLAHFHFVATDESRERLIRMGEAADRVFVVGAPGLDGLANVALARREDLCRSIGFDSSRPLGLFVYHPVLQEADRSEDDARNIVDAMRAKGLQVVALMPNSDAGSAEVRRMLEARAAAGEIHLVTHLPRVEFLSWVAAAELLAGNSSSGIIEAASFGTPVVNVGSRQNLRQRNANVFDCSTNRVDLDRTIATALASARFDGTNVYGDGRAGERIVALLAGIDLAGASMAKTNAY; encoded by the coding sequence ATGAGCCCGCGCAGAGTCTGCTACATCTCAGGTACCCGCGCTGATTTCGGCCTGATGCAGTCGACCCTGCAGCGCATCCACGAGTCGGACGCGCTCGAGCTCGCGGTCGTGGTCACCGGCATGCACCTGCAGGCCGACTATGGCCGCACCGTCGCGCAGATCGAGGAAGCCGGCCTGCCGATCGCCGCGCGTGTCGCGGTCGAGGACGGCCCGCCATCGGGCGCGCTGATGGCCAAAAATGTCGGGCGGATGCTGATCGGGTTCGTCGATGCCCTCGAGGCGATCCGGCCGGACATCGTTGTCGCGCTGGGGGACCGGGGCGAAATGCTGGCCGGCGCGCTTGCCGCGATCCATCTCAACATTCCGGTTGCCCACATCCATGGCGGCGAGCGGTCGGGCACCGTCGACGAGCCGGTGCGGCATGCGATCTCGAAGCTTGCGCATTTTCATTTCGTGGCGACCGACGAGAGCAGGGAGCGGCTGATCCGCATGGGTGAGGCCGCAGACCGGGTTTTCGTGGTCGGCGCGCCGGGACTGGACGGCCTTGCCAATGTGGCGCTCGCACGCCGTGAAGACCTTTGCCGCAGTATCGGTTTCGATTCGAGTCGGCCGCTCGGCCTGTTCGTCTATCACCCCGTGCTGCAGGAGGCCGATCGATCGGAGGATGACGCCAGGAACATTGTCGATGCGATGCGCGCCAAGGGGCTTCAGGTCGTCGCGCTCATGCCCAATTCCGATGCGGGAAGCGCCGAGGTGAGACGGATGCTGGAGGCGCGCGCGGCCGCGGGCGAGATCCATCTCGTCACTCATTTGCCGCGGGTTGAGTTCCTGTCGTGGGTGGCCGCAGCGGAGCTGCTGGCAGGCAATTCCAGCAGCGGGATCATCGAAGCCGCGAGTTTTGGGACGCCGGTCGTCAATGTCGGGTCGCGGCAGAATTTGCGTCAGCGCAACGCCAATGTCTTCGACTGCTCGACCAATCGCGTCGACCTCGATCGGACGATCGCGACCGCGCTGGCATCGGCGCGGTTTGACGGCACCAACGTCTATGGCGACGGCCGCGCCGGCGAACGCATCGTCGCCTTGCTCGCCGGCATCGATCTTGCCGGCGCTTCAATGGCAAAAACCAATGCCTATTGA
- the neuB gene encoding N-acetylneuraminate synthase, with protein MKTFIIAEAGVNHNGDEAKALALVEAAARSGADAVKFQTFSADKLTRKGAAKAEYQKKATGDGDQHSMLKSLEMSEQLHARLFAQCERLGIEFMSTAFDEEALDFLVKLGIRRIKVPSGEITNVPLLRHMASKGLPLIMSTGMAELGEVVAAVDVIRAERAARRFAEPLADKVTILHCTSNYPADNTDVNLRAMSTMARATGLPVGYSDHTMGLAVSTGAVALGATVIEKHFTLDRNLPGPDHKASLEPDQLAALVRQIRDVEEALGSDIKAPTPSELPVRDLVRRSVTTVRALEAGAPIAREDVALMRPGTGIAPADLERVIGRKSARAIAAGATLTWSDLA; from the coding sequence ATGAAGACGTTCATCATCGCCGAGGCCGGCGTCAACCATAACGGCGACGAAGCGAAGGCCTTGGCGCTGGTCGAGGCAGCCGCGCGGAGCGGCGCCGACGCGGTGAAATTCCAGACCTTCTCCGCCGACAAGCTGACGCGCAAGGGCGCGGCGAAGGCCGAATATCAGAAAAAGGCGACCGGCGACGGCGACCAGCACAGCATGCTCAAGTCGCTCGAGATGTCCGAGCAGCTCCACGCGCGATTGTTCGCGCAATGCGAGAGGCTCGGAATCGAGTTCATGTCGACCGCCTTCGACGAGGAGGCGCTCGATTTCCTGGTCAAGCTCGGCATCAGGCGCATCAAGGTGCCCTCCGGCGAGATCACCAACGTGCCGCTGTTGCGGCACATGGCCTCCAAGGGATTGCCGCTGATCATGTCGACGGGAATGGCCGAACTGGGCGAGGTCGTTGCCGCTGTCGATGTCATCCGCGCCGAGCGGGCCGCGCGACGGTTCGCCGAGCCGCTGGCCGACAAAGTGACGATCCTGCACTGCACGTCGAACTATCCCGCCGACAATACCGACGTCAATCTGCGCGCCATGAGCACGATGGCGCGCGCGACGGGCCTGCCGGTGGGCTATTCCGACCATACGATGGGCCTTGCGGTTTCCACCGGCGCGGTGGCGCTTGGCGCTACCGTCATCGAGAAACATTTCACGCTCGACCGCAACCTGCCCGGTCCCGACCACAAGGCTTCGCTCGAGCCGGACCAGCTTGCGGCATTGGTGCGGCAGATCCGCGACGTCGAAGAAGCGCTCGGCTCGGACATCAAGGCGCCGACCCCGTCCGAACTGCCGGTGCGCGACCTGGTGCGGCGCAGCGTCACGACCGTTCGTGCGCTTGAAGCGGGCGCACCGATCGCACGAGAGGATGTCGCCCTGATGCGGCCAGGGACCGGGATTGCGCCTGCCGACCTCGAACGGGTGATCGGCAGGAAATCGGCGCGCGCGATCGCCGCGGGCGCCACACTGACCTGGTCGGACCTTGCATGA